One genomic segment of Drosophila melanogaster chromosome 3R includes these proteins:
- the Jasper gene encoding JIL-1 anchoring and stabilizing protein, isoform A, which yields MGKEKAAASYSIGDLVFAKVKGYPPWPAKITKSNNNKKYNVYFYGTGETANIKLEDLFPYASNKERFATEKIMKRAKFIEAIDQIESALRGEDSAPIDLLDGAEPVAPPTTGDGVKTEEPKPEPGPEPATAAPVAAAAEKPKKSGTRKTKAPPRHVDGDSEAGAELAPPPAKRRVPTEGLATAAAIPAAPAAATPTSSKKSVKKSKPTAAVTPIQKRSRPVNNIRNEMLMVYMPTAKCLGIVINYKKPESFESAAAEEAWMENARKEALELKLKLESGQINPESMPDRIVVEPTRSEIPKQEALRFIEELIEHEDALFMERDFIQLSQQLRECLGLRRANVGKCLEILEQFKEVEFTKLMLLRNPECVDIMRRLRRYVGNLELWKMDLSDEVEFKERAQTIRKVSSGIYDGFKSLFNPEPESEDNFWIDFCEKVKIYKTYTKNINENLRVGMNERGYNSLVLAKEAAASAGSAPQ from the exons ATGGGTAAGGAAAAGGCGGCCGCCTCCTACAGCATTGGCGACCTGGTGTTCGCCAAGGTGAAGGGCTATCCGCCCTGGCCGGCCAAAATCaccaagagcaacaacaacaagaagtaCAATGTTTACTTCTACGGCACGGGCGAAACGGCCAACATCAAGTTGGAGGATCTGTTCCCGTACGCCAGCAACAAGGAGCGCTTCGCCACCGAGAAGATCATGAAGCGGGCCAAGTTCATCGAGGCCATCGATCAGATCGAGAGCGCCTTGCGCGGCGAGGACTCGGCGCCCATTGATTTGCTCGACGGCGCGGAGCCAGTTGCTCCGCCCACAACTGGTGATGGCGTCAAGACGGAGGAGCCCAAGCCGGAGCCGGGACCGGAGCCAGCCACTGCTGCACCAGTCGCAGCAGCGGCCGAGAAGCCCAAGAAGAGCGGCACCCGGAAGACCAAGGCACCACCGCGCCATGTGGACGGGGATAGTGAAGCAGGCGCGGAACTAGCACCTCCGCCGGCCAAGCGAAGGGTTCCCACCGAGGGTCTGGCTACCGCCGCAGCCATCCCCGCTGCTCCGGCTGCGGCGACCCCCACCTCCAGCAAGAAATCAGTGAAGAAATCCAAGCCCACGGCTGCAGTAACTCCGATTCAGAAGCGGTCGCGGCCAGTCAAT AACATCCGGAACGAGATGCTCATGGTGTACATGCCCACAGCCAAGTGTTTGGGAATCGTTATAAACTACAAAAAGCCGGAGAGTTTCGAAAGCGCCGCTGCCGAGGAAGCCTGGATGGAGAACGCCCGCAAAGAAGCCTTGGAGCTCAAACTGAAACTAGAGAGCGGCCAAATCAATCCGGAGTCCATGCCCGATAGGATCGTGGTGGAGCCAACACGCAGCGAAATACCCAAGCAGGAGGCTTTGCGATTCATCGAGGAGCTCATTGAGCACGAGGATGCCCTCTTCATGGAGCGAGACTTCATCCAACTTTCCCAGCAGCTGCGCGAATGTTTGGGCCTGCGGCGCGCCAATGTGGGCAAATGCCTGGAGATCCTCGAGCAGTTCAAGGAGGTGGAGTTCACCAAGTTGATGCTGCTGCGCAATCCGGAGTGCGTGGACATAATGCGCCGACTTCGCCGGTATGTGGGCAATCTGGAGCTCTGGAAAATGGACCTGTCCGACGAGGTGGAGTTCAAGGAGAGGGCGCAGACCATACGCAAGGTCTCCTCTGGCATATACGATGGCTTCAAGAGTCTCTTCAATCCGGAGCCCGAGAGCGAGGACAACTTTTGGATCGACTTCTGCGAAAAGGTAAAAATCTACAAGACCTATACGAAAAATATCAACGAAAACCTTCGCGTCGGGATGAACGAGCGCGGATATAATAGCCTGGTTTTGGCCAAGGAGGCCGCCGCTTCAGCCGGATCGGCTCCACAGTAA
- the spn-A gene encoding spindle A, isoform B: protein MAIPGLGGGKVEQIITEANKLVPLGFLSARTFYQMRADVVQLSTGSKELDKLLGGGIETGSITEIFGEFRCGKTQLCHTLAVTCQLPISQKGGEGKCMYIDTENTFRPERLAAIAQRYKLNESEVLDNVAFTRAHNSDQQTKLIQMAAGMLFESRYALLIVDSAMALYRSDYIGRGELAARQNHLGLFLRMLQRLADEFGVAVVITNQVTASLDGAPGMFDAKKPIGGHIMAHSSTTRLYLRKGKGETRICKIYDSPCLPESEAMFAILPDGIGDARES from the coding sequence ATGGCCATTCCCGGCTTGGGCGGCGGCAAGGTGGAGCAGATCATCACGGAGGCTAACAAACTGGTGCCTCTGGGCTTCCTTAGTGCTCGCACCTTCTATCAAATGCGTGCCGATGTCGTGCAGCTGAGCACGGGCTCCAAGGAGCTGGATAAACTGCTGGGCGGCGGCATTGAGACGGGATCCATTACCGAGATCTTTGGCGAGTTCCGCTGCGGAAAGACCCAATTGTGCCACACTCTGGCAGTAACCTGCCAGCTGCCCATCAGCCAGAAGGGCGGCGAGGGCAAGTGCATGTACATCGACACGGAGAACACCTTCCGTCCGGAGCGTTTGGCTGCCATCGCGCAAAGGTACAAACTGAATGAATCCGAGGTGCTGGACAATGTGGCCTTCACCCGTGCCCACAACTCAGATCAGCAGACCAAGCTCATCCAGATGGCGGCGGGCATGCTCTTTGAGTCCAGATACGCTTTGCTGATTGTGGACAGTGCCATGGCGCTCTACAGATCCGATTATATTGGTCGCGGGGAGCTGGCCGCCAGGCAAAACCATTTGGGCTTATTTCTGCGCATGCTTCAACGCCTGGCCGATGAGTTCGGAGTGGCTGTGGTAATTACTAACCAGGTTACTGCCTCGCTGGACGGCGCACCCGGCATGTTTGATGCCAAGAAGCCCATTGGCGGGCACATCATGGCCCACTCCTCAACCACGCGGCTGTATCTGCGCAAGGGTAAAGGCGAAACCCGCATCTGCAAGATCTACGACTCGCCCTGTTTGCCGGAATCGGAGGCCATGTTCGCCATTCTGCCGGATGGAATAGGAGACGCCAGGGAGAGCTAA
- the spn-A gene encoding spindle A, isoform A yields MEKLTNVQAQQEEEEEEGPLSVTKLIGGSITAKDIKLLQQASLHTVESVANATKKQLMAIPGLGGGKVEQIITEANKLVPLGFLSARTFYQMRADVVQLSTGSKELDKLLGGGIETGSITEIFGEFRCGKTQLCHTLAVTCQLPISQKGGEGKCMYIDTENTFRPERLAAIAQRYKLNESEVLDNVAFTRAHNSDQQTKLIQMAAGMLFESRYALLIVDSAMALYRSDYIGRGELAARQNHLGLFLRMLQRLADEFGVAVVITNQVTASLDGAPGMFDAKKPIGGHIMAHSSTTRLYLRKGKGETRICKIYDSPCLPESEAMFAILPDGIGDARES; encoded by the exons ATGGAGAAGCTAACGAATGTTCAGGCACAgcaggaagaggaggaggaagaagGTCCACTCAGCGTGACTAAGTTAATA GGCGGCAGCATCACGGCCAAGGACATCAAGCTGCTCCAGCAGGCCAGTCTGCACACCGTGGAGTCGGTGGCCAATGCCACCAAGAAGCAACTGATGGCCATTCCCGGCTTGGGCGGCGGCAAGGTGGAGCAGATCATCACGGAGGCTAACAAACTGGTGCCTCTGGGCTTCCTTAGTGCTCGCACCTTCTATCAAATGCGTGCCGATGTCGTGCAGCTGAGCACGGGCTCCAAGGAGCTGGATAAACTGCTGGGCGGCGGCATTGAGACGGGATCCATTACCGAGATCTTTGGCGAGTTCCGCTGCGGAAAGACCCAATTGTGCCACACTCTGGCAGTAACCTGCCAGCTGCCCATCAGCCAGAAGGGCGGCGAGGGCAAGTGCATGTACATCGACACGGAGAACACCTTCCGTCCGGAGCGTTTGGCTGCCATCGCGCAAAGGTACAAACTGAATGAATCCGAGGTGCTGGACAATGTGGCCTTCACCCGTGCCCACAACTCAGATCAGCAGACCAAGCTCATCCAGATGGCGGCGGGCATGCTCTTTGAGTCCAGATACGCTTTGCTGATTGTGGACAGTGCCATGGCGCTCTACAGATCCGATTATATTGGTCGCGGGGAGCTGGCCGCCAGGCAAAACCATTTGGGCTTATTTCTGCGCATGCTTCAACGCCTGGCCGATGAGTTCGGAGTGGCTGTGGTAATTACTAACCAGGTTACTGCCTCGCTGGACGGCGCACCCGGCATGTTTGATGCCAAGAAGCCCATTGGCGGGCACATCATGGCCCACTCCTCAACCACGCGGCTGTATCTGCGCAAGGGTAAAGGCGAAACCCGCATCTGCAAGATCTACGACTCGCCCTGTTTGCCGGAATCGGAGGCCATGTTCGCCATTCTGCCGGATGGAATAGGAGACGCCAGGGAGAGCTAA
- the Rpp14b gene encoding ribonuclease P/MRP subunit p14 b, whose translation MANYYYFDIKLKLRDPTAVALTPSLFRSCVLDALDSFFCEEKPTLEIVKFCAQQHRVIFRVPEQLHDMTRISIELIGHYQQIPCHFEILETSKSSLDFEKSIEKTVAVVSDD comes from the exons ATGGCGAACTATTACTATTTCGACATCAAACT tAAACTTCGGGATCCGACTGCAGTTGCTTTGACCCCATCTCTGTTTCGAAGCTGCGTTCTTGACGCCCTGGACAGTTTCTTCTGCGAGGAGAAACCCACACTGGAGATCGTGAAGTTCTGCGCCCAGCAACATCGTGTTATCTTTCGAGTGCCAGAGCAACTGCACGACATGACCCGCATATCCATTGAGCTCATCGGTCACTACCAGCAGATACCCTGTCATTTTGAGATCTTGGAAACATCCAAATCATCGCTGGACTTTGAGAAGAGCATTGAAAAGACTGTCGCGGTTGTGTCCGATGATTAG
- the CG7950 gene encoding uncharacterized protein, isoform B yields the protein MSFSYCKEYGKDKVIFVTKEDHATPSTIELPPPEKPEGVITKDGKINWSCPCLGGMATGPCGVDFREAFSCFQNSTADPKGSDCYDAFTKMRDCFQKYPTVYNKSGGDDDDDDGLSEALDTDAGSVGGQNADPLADVGNNGGGDELVSPNSSSVVPKA from the coding sequence ATGTCATTCTCTTACTGCAAGGAGTACGGCAAGGACAAGGTGATTTTTGTGACCAAGGAGGACCATGCCACGCCCAGCACCATCGAGCTGCCGCCGCCGGAAAAGCCGGAGGGCGTGATCACCAAGGACGGCAAGATCAACTGGAGTTGTCCCTGCCTCGGCGGCATGGCCACCGGTCCCTGTGGCGTCGATTTCCGTGAGGCATTTTCCTGCTTCCAGAACAGCACCGCCGATCCCAAGGGATCGGACTGCTACGATGCCTTCACCAAGATGCGCGACTGTTTCCAGAAGTACCCCACCGTGTACAACAAATCTGGCggtgatgacgacgacgatgatggcTTGAGCGAGGCCTTGGACACGGATGCCGGTTCAGTTGGTGGCCAGAACGCGGATCCGCTGGCGGATGTGGGCAACAACGGAGGCGGCGATGAGCTGGTGTCCCCCAATAGCAGTTCAGTGGTGCCCAAGGCTTAG
- the CG15528 gene encoding uncharacterized protein: MQELIVGGIAISGVPFANETVEKESRQNQLSASTLEDHTPFPGLSRITPSLILCGAAAVVPAYMDKLGVSCVINVAPELPDTPLPSQKNPLYLRIMAQDRSEVDLAKHFDEAADLIEEVHLSGGCTLIHCVAGVSRSASLCLAYLMKHAGMSLREAYKHVQAIRPQVRPNSGFFQQLRRYEQQLRGSSSVAMVYFASLDKEIPDILEPEYRAMEDFYQRYRSSLKRR, translated from the exons ATGCAGGAGTTAATAGTCGGCGGCATCGCCATCAGTGGCGTTCCCTTCGCCAATGAGACGGTCGAGAAGGAAAGTCGCCAGAA TCAGCTGAGTGCATCCACGCTAGAGGATCACACGCCGTTTCCCGGTCTGTCCCGCATCACTCCATCGCTGATCCTTTGCGGTGCCGCGGCGGTGGTGCCCGCCTACATGGACAAACTGGGCGTGAGCTGCGTCATCAACGTGGCGCCCGAGCTGCCGGACACACCACTGCCCAGCCAGAAGAACCCGCTCTATCTCCGCATCATGGCCCAGGATCGCTCCGAGGTGGACTTGGCCAAGCATTTTGACGAGGCGGCCGATCTGATCGAGGAGGTGCATCTCTCCGGCGGCTGCACGTTGATCCACTGCGTGGCCGGCGTCAGCCGCTCGGCCAGCCTGTGCCTGGCCTATCTAATGAAGCACGCCGGGATGAGCTTGCGCGAGGCCTACAAGCATGTGCAGGCCATACGTCCGCAGGTTCGCCCGAACTCCGGATTCTTCCAGCAGCTGCGACGGTACGAGCAACAGCTGCGGGGCAGCAGCTCGGTGGCCATGGTGTACTTCGCCTCGCTGGACAAGGAGATCCCCGACATACTGGAGCCCGAGTACAGGGCCATGGAGGACTTCTACCAGCGCTACCGCAGCTCCCTCAAGAGGCGATAG
- the Rpp14a gene encoding ribonuclease P/MRP subunit p14 a — translation MSGYQYLDVKIKLRDPDSVTLTPVFFCGCIHSSLASIFGEIGGQTILEIVKFSSSQKRSILRVPENVLDRVRVAIALIGYYQEVPCHFQVLSTSRKPLDFEESPEEFVAFN, via the exons ATGAGTGGTTACCAATATCTGGACGTGAAGAT AAAACTCCGTGATCCAGACTCCGTGACTCTGACGCCCGTATTCTTCTGTGGCTGCATCCATAGCTCCTTGGCTAGTATTTTTGGCGAAATAGGTGGCCAGACCATACTGGAAATTGTGAAATTTAGTTCCAGCCAAAAACGCTCCATTCTCCGGGTGCCCGAGAACGTCCTGGATCGCGTTCGCGTAGCTATAGCCCTAATAGGATACTACCAGGAGGTGCCCTGCCATTTTCAGGTGCTCAGCACATCCCGAAAGCCCTTGGATTTTGAGGAATCCCCCGAGGAGTTTGTAGCATTTAACTAG